In Paenibacillus sonchi, a single genomic region encodes these proteins:
- a CDS encoding DUF817 domain-containing protein, whose protein sequence is MKSIIQLLHFGYHQAMSCIFPVAIFGTLALSSAIELPFIYRYDAILLILLAVQYLMYRSGLETIDEIKVICVFHVIGLLLEIYKVRMGSWAYPEPGLTKLLGVPLYSGFMYASVASFMCQIWRRLKMDMTGWPGLAAAGLLGGAIYLNFFTHHFIPDFRWWLTALVLIVFWRTWIIYRVRNTTYRMPLTLAFFIVGFFIWLAENIATFFNAWRYPNQYQAWHLVSFSKISSWFLLVIISVIIVAQLKHVKAGRETKNLI, encoded by the coding sequence TTGAAATCCATAATACAGCTGCTGCATTTTGGCTATCATCAAGCGATGAGCTGCATATTTCCTGTTGCGATTTTTGGAACTTTAGCTCTTTCCAGCGCAATCGAGCTGCCCTTCATTTACCGTTATGATGCCATTCTTTTGATCCTGCTTGCCGTGCAGTACCTTATGTACCGCAGTGGATTAGAAACAATCGACGAGATCAAAGTGATCTGCGTGTTTCATGTGATTGGTTTGCTGTTGGAAATCTATAAGGTAAGGATGGGGTCATGGGCATACCCTGAGCCCGGGTTAACGAAGCTGCTCGGTGTACCGCTCTATAGCGGATTTATGTATGCGAGTGTAGCAAGCTTTATGTGCCAGATATGGCGCAGACTGAAGATGGATATGACTGGCTGGCCGGGGCTTGCTGCTGCGGGATTACTGGGAGGAGCCATCTATCTGAACTTTTTTACACATCATTTTATTCCTGATTTCCGCTGGTGGCTGACGGCGCTTGTGCTGATTGTCTTTTGGAGAACATGGATCATCTACCGGGTTCGCAACACCACTTACCGGATGCCCTTGACCCTTGCTTTTTTCATTGTAGGTTTTTTTATCTGGTTAGCTGAAAATATAGCTACATTTTTTAATGCTTGGAGATATCCCAACCAATATCAAGCCTGGCATCTGGTCAGCTTCAGCAAGATCAGTTCATGGTTCCTTCTGGTCATCATTAGCGTCATTATTGTTGCCCAGCTTAAACATGTCAAAGCCGGACGGGAAACAAAAAATTTGATCTAA
- the mmsB gene encoding multiple monosaccharide ABC transporter permease: MGAISEIFKKNIRQYGMIIALIFISVFFQILTDGILLKPLNVTNLILQNSYILVLAIGMVLVIITGHIDLSVGSVAAFIGALSAIMMVDMQMNPVLAVILSLLMGALVGAWQGFWVAYIKIPAFIVTLAGMLLFRGLTMIVLNGQSIAPFPKSFQKISSGFIPDLSGGSSLNVLTLIVGGVLSLLVVYQEFRNRKISVKYGFEQSSVWLSVAKAAALVIVINLFTMVLAQYNGIPNILVILLVLIVIYSFVMNHMTMGRHIYALGGNEKAASLSGVKTKRVTFWVFVNMGVLAALSGLVFAARLNSATPKAGTNFELDAIAACFIGGASASGGIGTVVGAIIGGLVMGVMNNGMSLVGLGVDWQQGIKGLVLLLAVGFDIYNKSKTA, encoded by the coding sequence ATGGGAGCGATAAGCGAAATTTTCAAAAAGAATATCCGCCAATACGGCATGATCATTGCTCTGATCTTTATCTCGGTTTTCTTTCAAATTCTTACGGACGGCATTCTGCTCAAGCCGCTTAATGTAACCAATCTGATCCTGCAGAACAGCTATATTCTGGTGCTGGCGATCGGGATGGTGCTGGTGATCATCACCGGGCATATCGATCTTTCAGTCGGTTCGGTAGCCGCTTTTATCGGAGCGCTGTCAGCGATTATGATGGTGGATATGCAGATGAATCCGGTGCTGGCGGTCATTCTCTCGCTGCTGATGGGTGCGCTGGTTGGAGCCTGGCAGGGCTTCTGGGTGGCCTATATCAAAATCCCCGCCTTCATCGTGACCCTGGCCGGCATGCTGCTGTTCCGCGGGCTGACGATGATTGTGCTGAACGGGCAATCCATCGCACCTTTCCCTAAAAGCTTCCAAAAGATCAGCTCCGGCTTTATCCCGGATCTTTCCGGCGGCAGCTCGCTGAATGTGCTGACACTAATTGTGGGGGGTGTGCTGTCCCTGCTGGTGGTGTACCAGGAATTCCGCAACCGTAAAATTTCCGTGAAATACGGTTTTGAGCAATCTTCCGTCTGGCTGTCCGTTGCCAAGGCTGCGGCGCTGGTGATCGTCATCAATCTGTTCACAATGGTACTTGCCCAATATAACGGGATTCCGAACATCCTGGTTATCCTGCTGGTGCTGATTGTCATTTATTCCTTTGTCATGAATCATATGACGATGGGGCGGCATATCTACGCATTGGGCGGCAACGAAAAAGCAGCCAGCCTCTCCGGCGTCAAAACCAAACGTGTCACCTTCTGGGTTTTTGTCAACATGGGTGTGCTTGCTGCCTTGTCCGGTCTGGTGTTCGCGGCACGTCTGAACTCGGCAACCCCCAAAGCAGGCACCAACTTCGAGCTGGATGCCATCGCCGCCTGCTTCATCGGAGGCGCTTCCGCGTCCGGCGGGATTGGCACTGTAGTCGGCGCCATTATCGGCGGACTGGTCATGGGCGTCATGAACAACGGCATGTCCCTCGTCGGCCTCGGGGTCGATTGGCAGCAGGGCATCAAGGGCCTGGTGCTGCTGCTGGCAGTGGGCTTTGATATCTACAACAAGTCGAAGACGGCGTAA